In Humulus lupulus chromosome 7, drHumLupu1.1, whole genome shotgun sequence, the following are encoded in one genomic region:
- the LOC133789266 gene encoding DNA polymerase II subunit B4-like has translation MEKAVAEAEELPKAIVRRVVKDKLSHCAEDTDFNVHKDALLAFSESARIFIHYLSATANDICKESKRQTISGDDVLKALEEIEFSEFLNPLNASLVEFRKKKAEKKKGASQTKDVKKKRKLEEPSTDKNEGSESKQDENDEENGIGGD, from the exons atggagaaaGCAGTGGCGGAGGCGGAGGAGCTGCCGAAGGCTATCGTGCGCAGAGTGGTGAAGGATAAGCTGTCTCACTGCGCCGAAGACACCGACTTCAACGTCCACAAGGATGCTCTCCTTGCTTTCTCCGAAAGCGCTCGCATCTTCATCCACTACCTTTCCGCTac GGCAAATGATATATGCAAGGAGTCAAAGAGGCAGACTATAAGCGGGGACGATGTATTGAAAGCTTTGGAAGAGATTGAATTCTCTGAGTTTCTCAACCCTCTCAATGCCTCTCTTGTTG AGTTTAGAAAGAAGAAAGCCGAGAAAAAGAAAGGAGCATCACAAACTAAGGAtgtgaaaaagaaaaggaaattggAAGAGCCGTCGACGGATAAAAATGAAGGTAGTGAAAGCAAACAAGATGAAAATGATGAAGAGAATGGAATTGGTGGTGACTGA
- the LOC133789267 gene encoding probable calcium-binding protein CML48, which yields MSSFQRFDSQSYAPSAPSLPDDAYNYTSTPHPPHPSSSSSSSSRPGNNFGYNPTQIHGHHGTPSYAQPGSSFSHGGQPGYPYGQSGGSLYGQTGYSGFPQGTSPDVIRSFELVDRDRSGFIDENELQQALSSGYQRFSLRTIRLLMFLFKNPQDPLRIGPKEFSALWACLGQWRGIFQRYDRDRSGKIDLMELRDALFGLGYAVPASVLQLLISKYDNGSGQRVELDFDSFVECGMIVKGLTEKFKEKDTRYSGSATLNYDEFMCMIIPFLVSY from the exons ATGTCTTCCTTTCAAAGATTCGATTCTCAATCATACGCTCCCTCTGCTCCTTCTCTCCCCGACGACGCCTACAATTACACTTCTACCCCTCATCCTCctcacccttcttcttcttcttcttcttcgtctcgTCCTGGGAATAACTTCGGCTATAATCCGACCCAAATTCATGGCCATCACGGGACTCCCTCGTATGCCCAACCCGGTTCTTCTTTTTCACACGGAGGTCAACCGGGTTATCCATACGGGCAATCGGGTGGTTCTTTGTACGGACAAACGGGTTACTCGGGTTTCCCACAAGGGACGAGTCCTGATgtgattcggagctttgagttgGTCGATAGAGATCGAAGTGGGTTCATCGATGAAAATGAGTTACAGCAAGCACTTTCTTCTGGGTACCAAAGGTTTAGCCTTAGAACTATTCGCTTGCTCATGTTTCTCTTCAAGAATCCCCAAGACCCTCTCAGAATTG GTCCAAAAGAGTTTTCAGCACTGTGGGCTTGCCTTGGTCAATGGCGC GGCATATTTCAGCGATATGATAGAGATAGAAGTGGGAAAATTGATCTGATGGAGCTAAGAGATGCTCTTTTCGGTCTAGGCTATGCAGTCCCAGCTTCCGTTCTTCAACTTCTGATTTCCAAGTATGACAATGGAAGTGGACAAAGAGTTGAACTTGATTTCGACAGTTTCGTTGA ATGTGGGATGATTGTCAAG GGTTTGACCGAAAAATTTAAAGAAAAGGATACGCGGTATTCTGGATCTGCAACTCTTAATTACGACGAATTCATGTGCATGATCATCCCATTTCTTGTGTCCTATTGA